The Mycolicibacterium mageritense genome contains a region encoding:
- a CDS encoding EspA/EspE family type VII secretion system effector: protein MSAIDAFYSTWSQARESFGSGVPQDGSEFDKSNQLRQLQSSVQGAAPDSRWQGPAADAYAAKNAQHAATYGKLADLDQRMAAEVSKTAGVVTAGRQNLDQIRDWVASAAASAPSDRSGETMKVAIASKGLSQISEIIQQSNDQMNAIGERIRGIGREYDEIGGDQNKKGTDEQSADALGLKEGPAPTSQPAILDFDDIKRYPPGALGPPGHKELVPGSGVWVPDPASPTYKPHPPKHPVDLADIVDRGPGSLGEPWETELIPGAGVWIPNPDYPGFEQKPPQVPFDLNKISVRPGGLAMPWEMELGQGTGVYVPNPFSPTAKSPGGVTRE, encoded by the coding sequence GTGAGTGCGATCGACGCCTTTTATTCGACGTGGTCTCAGGCGCGCGAATCGTTCGGTTCCGGTGTGCCGCAAGATGGTTCCGAATTCGACAAGAGCAACCAGTTGCGCCAACTGCAGTCCTCGGTGCAAGGCGCCGCCCCCGATTCACGATGGCAGGGGCCTGCCGCCGACGCCTACGCCGCCAAGAATGCGCAGCACGCGGCCACCTACGGCAAGCTCGCCGATCTCGACCAGCGCATGGCCGCCGAAGTCAGTAAGACCGCCGGGGTGGTGACTGCGGGTCGCCAGAACCTCGACCAGATCCGGGACTGGGTGGCCAGTGCCGCCGCGTCAGCCCCGAGCGACCGATCCGGCGAAACCATGAAGGTCGCCATCGCCAGCAAGGGCCTCAGCCAGATCAGCGAAATCATCCAACAGTCCAACGACCAGATGAACGCAATCGGCGAGCGCATCCGCGGCATCGGTCGGGAGTACGACGAGATTGGCGGAGACCAGAACAAGAAGGGCACCGACGAGCAGTCCGCAGATGCCCTCGGTTTGAAGGAGGGGCCAGCCCCCACCAGCCAGCCTGCGATCCTCGACTTTGATGACATCAAGCGTTATCCACCCGGGGCACTCGGGCCTCCTGGCCACAAGGAGCTGGTTCCCGGGTCCGGAGTGTGGGTTCCGGACCCGGCCAGCCCGACCTACAAGCCACATCCGCCCAAACATCCAGTCGACCTCGCCGACATCGTGGATCGGGGCCCCGGCAGCCTCGGAGAGCCGTGGGAAACCGAACTCATACCGGGCGCCGGCGTGTGGATTCCAAACCCCGACTACCCAGGTTTTGAACAGAAACCGCCGCAGGTGCCGTTTGACCTCAACAAGATTTCGGTTCGACCTGGTGGCCTGGCTATGCCGTGGGAGATGGAGTTGGGGCAAGGGACCGGTGTGTATGTGCCCAACCCATTCTCGCCGACAGCGAAGAGCCCGGGCGGAGTTACACGAGAGTAG
- a CDS encoding TetR/AcrR family transcriptional regulator, whose amino-acid sequence MRTHGWAGSAPATDEEAVARILAAAGKAIDERGADFSIADVARTLGVTRQTVYRYFPSTEALLVAAAVHAASDFLDRLAAHLAGITDPVEAVTEAIATALEWLPKDKHIGLLIAPGRADSHTESVTSDMAVDFARAVLRRFDVDWQGLGFTDTDLDELAEHLLRIIQSFVIDPGRPPRTGPELRAYLRRWVGSAVVGAASARTE is encoded by the coding sequence GTGCGCACCCATGGCTGGGCCGGTTCAGCACCGGCCACTGACGAGGAGGCCGTGGCACGCATCCTGGCCGCGGCAGGCAAGGCGATCGACGAGCGCGGCGCCGACTTCTCCATCGCCGACGTCGCCCGCACGCTCGGTGTCACCCGACAGACCGTCTACCGGTACTTTCCCAGCACCGAAGCGCTGCTGGTGGCTGCGGCGGTACACGCCGCGAGCGACTTCCTCGACCGGTTGGCCGCGCATCTCGCGGGCATCACCGACCCGGTCGAGGCCGTCACCGAGGCGATCGCGACGGCCCTGGAATGGCTGCCCAAAGACAAACACATCGGGCTGCTCATCGCGCCGGGGCGGGCCGATTCGCACACCGAGTCGGTCACCTCGGACATGGCCGTGGATTTCGCCCGGGCCGTGCTGCGCCGGTTCGACGTCGACTGGCAGGGATTGGGGTTCACCGACACCGATCTCGACGAGCTCGCCGAGCACCTGCTGCGCATCATCCAGTCGTTCGTCATCGATCCCGGCCGACCTCCGCGCACCGGTCCCGAACTGCGGGCGTACCTGCGTCGGTGGGTCGGCAGCGCCGTCGTCGGTGCGGCGAGTGCCCGGACGGAATAG
- a CDS encoding alpha/beta fold hydrolase yields MQELRLPTRLGRLRVRVFGDGEAILFWPSLLMTGDMWAGQAAEFSPSHRVVLVDPPGHGGSEKLTAPFTFTDCAHTVAEILDGVGVTRTHFVGNSWGGMIGGTFAALHPERIGRAVLMNCTASAAGRRQRLEYGLLLRTAKALGGIRGPLTRSVLKAFLGPTTMRTRPDVVAFVRDAARRVDVESSAWAVTSVVPQRPDQRELLSRVRTPVLVVAGTEDATFGLDETIAMADAIPGAEIAVLDGVAHLAALENPTLVNALIRDFVVRE; encoded by the coding sequence ATGCAGGAATTGCGGCTACCGACCAGGTTGGGCCGGCTGCGGGTCCGGGTCTTCGGCGACGGCGAGGCGATCCTGTTCTGGCCCAGCCTGTTGATGACCGGTGACATGTGGGCCGGACAGGCGGCGGAGTTCAGCCCGTCGCACCGCGTCGTGCTGGTCGATCCACCGGGCCACGGCGGCAGCGAGAAGCTCACCGCGCCTTTCACTTTCACGGACTGCGCACACACCGTCGCCGAGATCCTCGACGGCGTGGGTGTCACGCGCACGCACTTCGTCGGCAATTCGTGGGGCGGGATGATCGGCGGCACATTCGCCGCGCTGCACCCCGAACGCATCGGCAGGGCCGTGCTGATGAACTGCACGGCTTCGGCCGCCGGGCGGCGCCAAAGGCTCGAGTACGGGCTGCTGCTGCGGACCGCCAAGGCGCTCGGCGGGATCCGCGGTCCGCTGACGCGCTCGGTGCTCAAGGCGTTTCTGGGCCCGACGACCATGCGAACCCGGCCCGACGTGGTCGCGTTCGTGCGGGATGCGGCGCGCCGCGTCGACGTCGAATCGAGCGCGTGGGCCGTGACCAGTGTGGTGCCACAGCGTCCGGATCAGCGCGAGTTGCTGTCCCGCGTGCGGACACCGGTGCTGGTGGTCGCCGGAACCGAGGACGCGACGTTCGGACTCGACGAGACCATCGCGATGGCCGACGCGATCCCCGGCGCCGAGATCGCGGTGCTCGACGGCGTCGCGCACCTGGCCGCGCTGGAGAACCCGACCCTCGTCAATGCGTTGATCAGGGATTTCGTCGTGCGCGAGTAG